In Pseudomonas sp. Leaf58, one DNA window encodes the following:
- a CDS encoding N-acetylglutaminylglutamine amidotransferase, whose translation MCGLAGELRFTPVDQAPRPADLAAVERITHHLAPRGPDAWGFYSQGPIALGHRRLKIMDLSDGSAQPMVDNTLGLSLAFNGAVYNFPELRQELQALGYNFWSDGDTEVLLKGYHAWGAALLPKLNGMFALAIWERDNQRLFLARDRLGVKPLYLSRNGERLRFASTLPALLKGGDIDPMLDPVALNHYLNFHAVVPAPRTLLANVQKLEPGTWMRIDRHGEVERQTWWQLRYGAHADERELDLEGWTSRVLDATRDAVAIRQRAAVDVGVLLSGGVDSSLLVGLLREVGVDDLSTFSIGFEDAGGERGDEFQYSDLIAKHYGTRHHQLRIAEHEIIDQLPAAFRAMSEPMVSHDCIAFYLLSREVAKHCKGVQSGQGADELFAGYHWYPQVNGADDAYAAYRDAFFDRSHGEYRDTVQAPWLLENDAAGDFVREHFARPGATDAVDKALRLDSTVMLVDDPVKRVDNMTMAWGLEARTPFLDYRLVELSARIPARFKLPDGGKQVLKQAARRVIPHEVIDRKKGYFPVPGLKHLEGATLGWVRELLTDPSQDRGLFNPAMLDRLLSNPHGQLTPLRGSKLWQLAALNLWLSEQGI comes from the coding sequence ATGTGCGGATTAGCAGGAGAGTTACGTTTCACCCCCGTCGACCAAGCCCCTCGCCCAGCCGACCTGGCTGCGGTAGAGCGCATCACCCATCACCTGGCGCCCCGCGGCCCAGATGCCTGGGGCTTCTATAGCCAAGGCCCGATTGCCCTCGGCCACCGGCGCCTTAAAATCATGGACCTGTCCGACGGCTCGGCACAGCCGATGGTCGACAACACCCTGGGCCTGTCGCTGGCGTTCAACGGCGCCGTCTACAACTTCCCCGAACTGCGCCAGGAGTTGCAGGCCTTGGGCTACAACTTTTGGTCCGACGGCGATACCGAAGTGCTGCTCAAGGGCTACCACGCCTGGGGCGCGGCCTTGCTGCCCAAGCTCAACGGCATGTTCGCCCTGGCCATCTGGGAGCGCGACAACCAGCGCTTGTTCCTGGCCCGCGACCGCCTCGGCGTCAAACCCCTTTATCTATCGCGCAACGGCGAGCGCCTGCGCTTTGCCTCGACCTTGCCGGCGCTGCTCAAGGGCGGCGATATCGACCCGATGCTCGACCCGGTAGCGCTCAACCACTACTTGAACTTCCACGCTGTGGTGCCGGCGCCACGCACCCTGTTGGCCAACGTGCAGAAGCTGGAGCCTGGCACCTGGATGCGCATCGACCGCCACGGCGAAGTGGAACGCCAGACCTGGTGGCAGCTGCGCTACGGTGCCCACGCCGATGAGCGTGAGCTGGACCTGGAAGGCTGGACCAGCCGCGTGCTCGACGCCACCCGTGACGCCGTGGCCATCCGCCAACGGGCTGCCGTCGACGTCGGTGTGCTGCTGTCCGGCGGGGTCGATTCCAGCCTGCTGGTCGGCCTGCTGCGCGAAGTGGGCGTGGACGACCTGTCGACCTTCTCCATCGGCTTTGAAGATGCCGGCGGCGAGCGCGGCGACGAGTTCCAGTATTCCGACCTGATCGCCAAGCACTACGGCACCCGCCACCATCAGCTGCGCATTGCCGAACACGAGATCATCGACCAGCTGCCGGCCGCCTTCCGCGCCATGAGCGAGCCGATGGTCAGCCATGACTGCATTGCCTTCTACCTGCTGTCGCGGGAAGTGGCCAAGCACTGCAAAGGCGTGCAGAGCGGCCAGGGTGCCGATGAACTGTTCGCCGGCTACCACTGGTACCCGCAAGTGAATGGCGCCGACGATGCCTATGCCGCCTACCGTGACGCGTTCTTCGACCGCAGCCACGGCGAATACCGCGACACCGTGCAGGCGCCCTGGCTGCTGGAAAACGACGCGGCCGGCGACTTCGTGCGCGAGCACTTCGCCCGCCCCGGTGCCACCGATGCGGTGGACAAAGCCCTGCGCCTGGACAGCACGGTGATGCTGGTGGACGACCCGGTCAAACGGGTGGACAACATGACCATGGCCTGGGGCCTGGAGGCGCGCACGCCGTTCCTCGACTACCGCCTGGTGGAACTGTCGGCGCGCATTCCGGCGCGCTTCAAACTGCCCGACGGCGGCAAGCAGGTGCTCAAGCAGGCGGCGCGGCGGGTGATCCCGCATGAGGTGATCGACCGCAAGAAAGGCTACTTCCCAGTGCCGGGCCTGAAGCACTTGGAAGGTGCCACGCTGGGCTGGGTGCGCGAGCTGCTGACCGACCCTAGCCAGGACCGCGGGCTGTTCAACCCAGCCATGCTCGACCGCCTGCTAAGCAACCCGCACGGCCAGCTGACGCCGCTGCGCGGCTCCAAGCTGTGGCAGTTGGCGGCGCTGAACCTGTGGCTGAGCGAACAAGGAATCTGA
- the mnmC gene encoding bifunctional tRNA (5-methylaminomethyl-2-thiouridine)(34)-methyltransferase MnmD/FAD-dependent 5-carboxymethylaminomethyl-2-thiouridine(34) oxidoreductase MnmC, producing MSTLLQHAQIDWDDHGRPHSRQYDDVYFAVNEGIEETKHVFLGQTRLAERFANLVPHGCLVIGETGFGTGMNFFCAWQLFDQHAHSDARLHFISVEKYPLSHDDMARAVRLWPELAAYTEPLLEQYVAVHPGFQQFTFANGRVTLTLLIGDALEQLPQLDAQIDVWFLDGFAPAKNPDMWTPELFAQLARLSHPAAGEHATVLGTFTTTGWVRRSLVDAGFAMKKVPGIGKKWEVMSGPYVGPVPSPNTPWYARPAAAPGPRAALVIGAGLAGSCSAASLARRGWQVTVLERHDAPAREASGNPQGVLYLKLSAHGTALSQMILSGFGYTRRQLERLQRGRDWDACGVLQLAFDSKEAERQGKLAAAFDRNLLHWLERAEAEAMAGVALPAGGLFYPEGGWVHPPALCQQQLQHPGIRLVTHQEVLELRKLDDQWQAWAGERLLASAPVVILAGAAEVRRFAPCAPLPLKRIRGQITRLPATASSRALRTVVCAEGYVAPPREGEHTLGASFDFHSEDLAPTAAEHQGNLTLLDEISADLAQRLGAAELDAAQLQGRAAFRCTSPDYLPIVGPLADAQVFAEAYAVLGRDARQVPEVACPWLGGLYVNTGHGSRGLITAPLSGELVAAWVCGEPLPLPRAVAEACHPNRFALRKLIRGK from the coding sequence ATGTCCACCCTTCTCCAGCATGCCCAGATCGACTGGGACGACCACGGCCGCCCCCATTCGCGGCAGTACGACGACGTCTATTTCGCCGTCAACGAAGGTATCGAAGAAACCAAACACGTGTTCCTCGGCCAAACCCGCCTGGCCGAGCGCTTTGCCAACCTGGTGCCGCACGGCTGCCTGGTGATCGGCGAAACCGGCTTTGGCACGGGGATGAACTTTTTCTGCGCCTGGCAGCTGTTTGACCAGCACGCGCACAGCGACGCGCGCCTGCACTTCATCAGTGTCGAAAAGTACCCACTCAGCCACGATGACATGGCCCGCGCCGTGCGCCTGTGGCCTGAACTGGCTGCCTATACCGAGCCCCTGCTGGAGCAGTACGTAGCCGTGCACCCCGGCTTTCAGCAGTTCACCTTCGCCAATGGCCGGGTCACCCTCACCCTGTTGATCGGTGATGCACTGGAACAGCTGCCGCAGCTGGATGCGCAGATCGATGTGTGGTTCCTCGACGGCTTCGCCCCGGCCAAGAACCCCGACATGTGGACCCCGGAGCTGTTCGCGCAGCTGGCGCGGTTGTCGCACCCTGCCGCTGGCGAGCACGCCACGGTCCTGGGCACTTTCACCACCACCGGCTGGGTACGCCGCAGCTTGGTCGACGCCGGCTTCGCCATGAAAAAGGTGCCGGGCATCGGCAAAAAGTGGGAAGTGATGAGCGGCCCCTACGTCGGCCCCGTGCCCAGCCCCAATACGCCTTGGTACGCGCGCCCAGCTGCCGCGCCAGGGCCGCGTGCGGCGTTGGTGATAGGTGCGGGGCTCGCCGGCAGCTGCAGCGCCGCCAGCCTGGCCCGGCGTGGCTGGCAGGTGACCGTGCTGGAACGCCACGATGCCCCGGCCCGTGAAGCTTCGGGTAACCCGCAAGGCGTGCTGTACCTCAAGTTGTCCGCTCATGGTACAGCGCTGTCGCAAATGATCCTGTCCGGCTTCGGCTATACCCGGCGCCAGCTCGAACGCCTGCAGCGTGGTCGTGACTGGGATGCCTGCGGCGTGTTGCAGCTGGCCTTCGACAGCAAGGAGGCCGAGCGCCAGGGCAAGCTGGCCGCCGCCTTCGACCGCAACCTCTTGCATTGGCTGGAACGCGCCGAGGCTGAAGCCATGGCTGGGGTGGCGTTGCCGGCCGGCGGGCTGTTTTACCCTGAAGGCGGTTGGGTACACCCGCCAGCGCTGTGCCAGCAGCAGCTGCAGCACCCGGGCATTCGCTTGGTGACCCACCAGGAAGTGCTGGAACTGCGCAAGCTAGATGACCAGTGGCAGGCCTGGGCTGGCGAGCGCCTGCTGGCCAGTGCGCCAGTGGTGATCCTGGCCGGCGCCGCCGAGGTGCGACGCTTCGCGCCTTGTGCGCCGTTGCCGCTCAAACGTATTCGCGGGCAGATTACCCGCCTGCCAGCCACTGCCAGCAGCCGCGCGCTACGCACGGTGGTGTGCGCCGAGGGCTATGTGGCACCGCCGCGCGAGGGTGAACATACCCTGGGCGCGAGCTTCGACTTCCACAGCGAAGACCTGGCGCCGACAGCCGCCGAGCACCAGGGCAACCTGACGTTACTGGATGAGATATCCGCTGATTTGGCCCAGCGCCTGGGCGCTGCCGAGCTGGATGCAGCGCAGTTACAAGGGCGTGCCGCGTTCCGTTGCACCAGCCCGGATTACTTACCGATTGTCGGGCCGCTGGCGGATGCGCAGGTGTTCGCCGAGGCCTATGCCGTGCTGGGCCGCGATGCCCGGCAGGTGCCAGAGGTGGCCTGCCCTTGGCTGGGTGGGTTGTATGTGAACACTGGGCATGGCTCGCGCGGGTTGATTACGGCGCCGTTGAGTGGCGAGCTGGTGGCGGCCTGGGTGTGCGGGGAACCCCTGCCACTGCCGCGCGCGGTGGCGGAGGCTTGTCATCCCAACCGCTTTGCCTTGCGCAAGTTGATCCGCGGCAAGTGA
- the pap gene encoding polyphosphate:AMP phosphotransferase — protein sequence MFESAEIGHSIDKEAYDAEVPALREALLEAQYELKQQARFPVIVLINGIEGAGKGETVKLLNEWMDPRMIDVLTFDQQTDEELARPPAWRYWRALPPKGRMGVFFGNWYSQMLQGRVHGVFKDAVLDQAITGAERLEQMLCDEGALIIKFWFHLSKKQMKARLKSLKDDPLHSWKISPLDWQQSQTYDRFVRFGERVLRRTSRDYAPWHVIEGVDPNYRSLAVGRILLESLQAALANNPKGKHQGNVAPLGRSIDQRSLIGALDMTLRLDKADYQEQLVTEQARLAGLLRDKRMRRHALVAVFEGNDAAGKGGAIRRVAAALDPRQYRIVPIAAPTEEERAQPYLWRFWRHIPARGKFTIFDRSWYGRVLVERVEGFCSPADWMRAYSEINDFEEQLVNAGVVVVKFWLAIDQQTQLERFEEREQIPFKRYKITEDDWRNRDKWDDYTQAVGDMVDRTSSEIAPWTLVEANDKRWARVKVLRTINQALEAAFAKDKR from the coding sequence ATGTTCGAATCCGCCGAAATCGGCCACAGCATCGACAAGGAGGCTTACGACGCCGAGGTACCCGCTTTACGCGAGGCCCTGCTCGAAGCCCAGTACGAACTCAAGCAGCAGGCGCGCTTCCCGGTGATCGTGTTGATCAACGGCATCGAGGGCGCCGGCAAGGGTGAGACGGTAAAACTGCTCAACGAGTGGATGGACCCGCGCATGATCGACGTGCTCACGTTCGACCAGCAGACCGACGAAGAGCTGGCCCGCCCGCCCGCCTGGCGCTACTGGCGGGCCCTGCCACCCAAGGGGCGCATGGGCGTGTTCTTCGGCAACTGGTACAGCCAGATGCTGCAGGGGCGGGTGCATGGGGTGTTCAAGGATGCGGTGCTCGACCAAGCCATCACTGGCGCCGAACGCCTGGAGCAGATGCTGTGCGACGAAGGCGCGCTGATCATCAAATTTTGGTTTCACCTGTCCAAGAAGCAGATGAAGGCGCGGCTGAAGTCGCTCAAGGACGACCCGCTGCACAGCTGGAAGATCAGCCCACTGGACTGGCAGCAATCGCAAACCTACGACCGTTTCGTGCGCTTTGGCGAGCGCGTGTTACGCCGCACCAGCCGCGACTATGCGCCGTGGCATGTCATCGAGGGCGTCGACCCCAACTACCGCAGCCTGGCGGTGGGGCGCATTTTGCTCGAAAGCCTGCAGGCAGCGCTGGCCAACAACCCCAAGGGCAAGCACCAGGGCAACGTCGCCCCGTTGGGCCGCAGCATCGACCAGCGCAGCCTGATCGGCGCCCTGGATATGACCCTGCGCCTGGACAAGGCCGACTACCAGGAACAACTGGTCACCGAACAGGCCCGCCTGGCCGGCCTGTTGCGCGACAAGCGCATGCGTCGGCATGCGCTGGTGGCGGTGTTCGAAGGCAACGACGCTGCCGGCAAAGGCGGTGCCATCCGCCGCGTGGCGGCGGCGTTGGACCCGCGCCAGTACCGCATCGTGCCGATTGCCGCGCCCACTGAAGAAGAGCGCGCTCAGCCTTACCTGTGGCGGTTCTGGCGGCACATTCCAGCGCGCGGCAAGTTCACCATCTTCGACCGCTCCTGGTATGGCCGGGTACTGGTGGAGCGGGTGGAAGGCTTCTGCAGCCCGGCCGACTGGATGCGTGCCTACAGCGAAATCAACGACTTCGAAGAGCAACTGGTGAACGCCGGTGTGGTGGTGGTCAAGTTCTGGTTGGCGATTGACCAACAGACCCAGCTGGAGCGCTTCGAAGAGCGCGAGCAGATCCCGTTCAAGCGCTACAAGATCACCGAGGATGATTGGCGCAACCGCGACAAATGGGATGACTATACCCAAGCGGTGGGCGACATGGTCGACCGCACCAGCAGCGAAATTGCGCCGTGGACGCTGGTTGAGGCCAACGACAAGCGCTGGGCGCGGGTGAAGGTGTTGCGCACCATCAACCAGGCGCTTGAGGCGGCGTTTGCCAAGGACAAGCGGTAA
- a CDS encoding DMT family transporter, translating to MHTTTGRWGYGLLLALLTALLWGILPIKLKQVLQVVDPVTVTWYRLLVSGGLLFAWLAAQRRLPSFGKLTTKGKGLVVVAVLGLMGNYVLYLIGLNLLSPGTAQLVVQIGPVLLLVASVFVFRERFSLGQGLGLLILLAGFGLFFNQRLEELLTSLGTYTTGVLTILLATSIWVFYALSQKQLLTAWHSQQVMVVIYLSCAALLTPWAHPLEALQLSPVQGWLLLACCLNTLVAYGAFAEALAHWEASRVSATLALTPLVTFVAVALAAVVWPEYVQAEDINGLGYVGAVTVVLGSALVALGPSLVAGWRARRARLAQVH from the coding sequence ATGCACACCACTACTGGCCGTTGGGGCTATGGCCTGTTACTGGCACTGCTGACTGCGCTGCTTTGGGGCATCTTGCCGATCAAGCTCAAGCAGGTGCTGCAAGTGGTCGACCCGGTCACGGTCACGTGGTACCGCCTGCTGGTTTCCGGGGGGCTGCTGTTCGCCTGGCTGGCGGCCCAGCGGCGCTTGCCGTCGTTCGGCAAGCTGACGACCAAGGGCAAGGGCCTGGTGGTGGTAGCCGTGCTTGGCCTGATGGGCAACTACGTGCTGTACCTGATCGGCCTCAACCTACTTAGCCCGGGCACCGCGCAACTGGTGGTGCAGATTGGCCCGGTACTGTTGCTGGTGGCCAGCGTGTTCGTATTCCGCGAGCGTTTCAGCCTGGGGCAGGGCCTGGGCCTGTTGATCCTGTTGGCGGGGTTTGGCCTGTTCTTCAACCAACGTCTGGAAGAATTGCTGACCTCGCTCGGCACTTACACCACCGGCGTGTTGACCATTTTGCTGGCCACTAGCATCTGGGTGTTCTACGCCCTGAGCCAGAAGCAACTGCTGACGGCGTGGCACTCGCAACAGGTAATGGTGGTGATCTACCTCAGTTGCGCCGCACTGCTCACGCCTTGGGCACACCCCTTGGAGGCGTTGCAACTGAGCCCGGTGCAAGGCTGGCTGTTGCTGGCCTGTTGCCTGAATACCCTGGTGGCTTATGGCGCCTTTGCCGAGGCGCTGGCGCACTGGGAAGCGTCGCGGGTGAGTGCCACGCTGGCGCTGACCCCGCTGGTCACCTTCGTCGCGGTGGCGTTGGCGGCGGTGGTGTGGCCGGAGTATGTGCAGGCCGAGGACATCAATGGCCTGGGCTATGTGGGGGCGGTGACGGTAGTGCTGGGCTCGGCGCTGGTGGCGTTGGGGCCATCGCTGGTGGCCGGTTGGCGCGCCCGCAGGGCGCGGTTGGCGCAGGTTCATTGA
- a CDS encoding class II fumarate hydratase: MSRIETDSLGPVEVPEDAYWGAQTQRSLINFAIGKERMPLAVLHALALIKKAAARVNDRNGDLPADIARLIEQAANEVLEGQHDDQFPLVVWQTGSGTQSNMNVNEVIAGRANELAGKGRGGKAPVHPNDHVNRSQSSNDCFPTAMHIAAAQAVHDKLLPAIAELSSGLAELSARHHKLVKTGRTHMMDATPITFGQEVSAFVAQLDYAQRAIRATLPAVCELAQGGTAVGTGLNAPHGFAEAIAAELAALSGLPFVTAPNKFAALAGHEPLTSLAGALKTLAVALMKIANDLRLLGSGPRAGLAEVRLPANEPGSSIMPGKVNPTQCEALSMLACQVLGNDAAIGFAASQGHLQLNVFKPVIIHNLLQSIELLADGCRNFQQHCVAGIEPDAEQMAAHLERGLMLVTALNPHIGYDKAAEIAKKAYSEGKTLREAALELKYLTNEQFDQWVRPENMLAPGGKG; encoded by the coding sequence ATGAGCCGTATCGAGACAGACAGCCTGGGCCCGGTCGAAGTTCCGGAGGACGCCTATTGGGGTGCGCAAACCCAGCGTTCGCTGATCAACTTCGCCATTGGCAAGGAACGCATGCCCCTCGCGGTACTGCACGCCCTGGCACTGATCAAGAAGGCCGCAGCGCGCGTCAACGACCGCAATGGCGACCTGCCGGCCGACATCGCCCGGCTGATCGAACAGGCCGCCAACGAAGTGCTGGAGGGGCAGCACGATGACCAGTTCCCGTTGGTCGTGTGGCAGACCGGCAGCGGTACCCAGAGCAACATGAACGTCAACGAGGTGATTGCCGGGCGGGCCAACGAACTGGCCGGCAAGGGCCGTGGCGGCAAGGCGCCGGTGCACCCCAACGACCACGTCAACCGCTCGCAGAGCTCCAACGACTGCTTCCCCACCGCCATGCACATTGCCGCAGCGCAGGCGGTACACGACAAGCTGCTGCCGGCCATCGCCGAACTGTCCTCCGGGCTGGCCGAGCTGTCGGCACGCCACCACAAGCTGGTAAAGACCGGCCGCACGCACATGATGGACGCCACGCCGATCACCTTCGGCCAGGAGGTGTCCGCCTTCGTTGCCCAGCTCGACTACGCCCAGCGCGCCATCCGCGCCACCCTGCCGGCGGTGTGCGAACTGGCCCAGGGCGGTACGGCAGTGGGTACCGGGCTTAACGCCCCGCATGGTTTTGCCGAAGCCATCGCCGCCGAGCTGGCGGCGTTGTCCGGCCTGCCGTTCGTCACCGCGCCGAACAAGTTTGCTGCCCTCGCCGGCCACGAGCCGCTGACCAGCCTGGCCGGTGCCCTGAAGACCCTGGCCGTGGCCCTGATGAAAATCGCCAACGACCTGCGCCTGCTGGGCTCCGGCCCGCGTGCCGGGTTGGCCGAGGTGCGCCTGCCGGCCAACGAGCCGGGCAGCTCGATCATGCCGGGCAAGGTCAACCCGACCCAGTGCGAGGCGCTGTCGATGCTGGCCTGCCAAGTGCTGGGCAACGACGCGGCCATCGGCTTTGCTGCCAGCCAGGGGCATTTGCAGCTGAACGTGTTCAAGCCGGTGATCATTCACAACCTGCTGCAGTCGATCGAATTGCTGGCTGATGGTTGCCGCAACTTCCAACAGCACTGCGTGGCAGGGATCGAGCCGGATGCCGAACAGATGGCCGCGCACCTGGAGCGCGGGTTGATGCTGGTGACGGCGTTGAACCCGCACATTGGCTATGACAAGGCGGCGGAAATTGCCAAGAAGGCTTATAGCGAGGGCAAGACCCTGCGCGAGGCGGCATTGGAGTTGAAGTACCTGACCAATGAGCAGTTCGACCAGTGGGTAAGGCCGGAGAACATGCTCGCGCCCGGAGGTAAAGGCTAA